The proteins below come from a single Megalops cyprinoides isolate fMegCyp1 chromosome 5, fMegCyp1.pri, whole genome shotgun sequence genomic window:
- the ier5l gene encoding immediate early response gene 5-like protein — protein MINTMECAVDAQSLISISLRKIHNSRTQRGGIKLHKNLLVSYVLRNARQVYMNEKYAEIYRMQQYEEVMTVCNEIQELNPLDLAEDCVEQSEECCGGESEPASLCGALLPASHLTAVQSVHIQTPTPCSAPLSLQSEEVCKETDSFYRSCCAEAYPVSNCDFSSNNMYCNKTTVLDLDTHIVTTVENGYLHQDCCAPLQQCCQGAQNPAKKRKVDFGYYVSETEEPQDFTPCKRVRLEDCSCPYSEQFDTSNISNLISIFGSGFSGLVSKQADFEQALNGQFCSKQALASLGAWTRAIVAF, from the coding sequence ATGATCAACACGATGGAGTGTGCAGTGGACGCACAGAGTCTGATTTCGATTTCATTACGAAAAATCCACAACTCCAGGAcgcagagaggaggaatcaagCTGCACAAAAACCTCCTGGTCTCGTACGTCCTTAGGAACGCCAGGCAAGTCTACATGAACGAGAAGTATGCGGAGATTTACCGGATGCAGCAGTACGAGGAGGTGATGACCGTTTGTAACGAGATTCAGGAGCTAAACCCTCTCGATTTAGCCGAGGACTGTGTGGAGCAGAGCGAGGAGTGCTGCGGCGGTGAAAGCGAGCCGGCGAGTCTTTGCGGCGCACTGCTGCCCGCCAGCCACCTAACAGCAGTGCAGTCAGTGCATATCCAAACACCTACTCCCTGCTCTGCGCCTTTATCTCTCCAAAGCGAAGAGGTCTGCAAGGAGACTGATTCTTTCTACCGGAGCTGTTGTGCTGAAGCTTACCCTGTGTCGAATTGCGACTTTTCCTCAAATAATATGTATTGCAACAAAACGACAGTGCTGGACTTGGACACTCACATAGTGACTACTGTTGAAAACGGGTACCTCCACCAGGACTGCTGCGCGCCGCTCCAGCAGTGTTGTCAAGGCGCACAAAACCCAGCAAAGAAGCGCAAGGTTGACTTTGGGTATTACGTGTCAGAAACTGAGGAGCCACAGGATTTTACGCCGTGTAAAAGAGTAAGATTAGAGGATTGTTCATGCCCGTATTCAGAGCAGTTTGATACTTCGAACATTTCCAATCTGATCTCGATCTTCGGGTCGGGGTTTTCGGGTCTGGTGAGCAAGCAGGCGGACTTTGAGCAAGCCTTAAACGGACAATTCTGTAGCAAACAAGCCCTGGCGAGCCTCGGGGCATGGACTAGAGCGATTGTGGCTTTTTGA